A stretch of the Ochrobactrum sp. BTU1 genome encodes the following:
- a CDS encoding MetQ/NlpA family ABC transporter substrate-binding protein — translation MSSVLSRYSLTRRAGLKAALFTAAALTVGFASAPSHAEDKTIKVGIMGGEDEDVWKVVAEEGKKHGLNIERVTFNDYNQPNEALERKEIDANAFQHKPYLDEQIKQHGYKIGVAGYTAVWPIGIYSRKIKSLDELKEGAVVGVPNDPSNEGRALRVLEASGLIKLKPEAGILATPIDVIENPKKIEIKELDAGVVGRSIDDLDVAIVNNDWAAKAGLKKEEAIGWESKENNPYNNFIAVRTEDENAEWVKNLVASFQNDAVKAELDRVYKGTGIPAWN, via the coding sequence ATGTCGTCAGTCCTTTCCCGCTATTCGCTGACCCGCCGCGCGGGTCTGAAAGCTGCCCTCTTCACCGCTGCAGCTCTCACAGTTGGTTTTGCGAGCGCGCCAAGCCACGCAGAAGACAAGACCATCAAGGTCGGCATCATGGGCGGCGAAGACGAAGACGTCTGGAAAGTCGTTGCCGAAGAAGGCAAGAAGCACGGCCTCAACATCGAGCGCGTGACCTTCAACGATTACAACCAGCCAAATGAAGCGCTGGAACGCAAGGAAATCGACGCGAACGCTTTCCAGCACAAGCCTTACCTTGACGAACAGATCAAGCAGCACGGCTACAAGATTGGCGTTGCAGGTTACACCGCTGTCTGGCCAATCGGCATCTATTCGCGCAAGATCAAGAGCCTTGATGAACTGAAAGAAGGCGCAGTTGTCGGTGTGCCGAACGACCCATCGAATGAAGGTCGTGCGCTCCGCGTTCTCGAAGCAAGCGGCCTCATCAAGCTGAAGCCGGAAGCAGGCATCCTCGCAACGCCAATCGATGTGATTGAAAATCCAAAGAAGATCGAAATCAAGGAACTCGACGCCGGTGTCGTCGGTCGCTCGATTGATGATCTCGATGTCGCAATCGTGAACAACGACTGGGCAGCTAAAGCTGGCCTGAAGAAGGAAGAAGCGATCGGTTGGGAATCCAAGGAAAACAACCCATACAACAACTTCATCGCGGTCCGCACCGAAGATGAAAATGCTGAATGGGTAAAGAACCTTGTTGCCTCCTTCCAGAACGACGCCGTCAAGGCCGAGCTGGACCGCGTTTACAAGGGCACAGGCATTCCGGCCTGGAACTAA
- a CDS encoding methionine ABC transporter ATP-binding protein, which translates to MTIEQPPAALAPIVEMKDVRRMFGETAAISGVSLSVARGEILGIIGRSGAGKSTLIRCVNGLEKPDSGSILIEGREITGLGEDALRPVRRRIGMVFQHFNLMSAKTVAQNVALPLKIAGMPKAQRIKRVAELLDLVGLSDKAKQYPAQLSGGQKQRVGIARALAAEPAVLLSDEATSALDPETTQSILALLKDINTKLGLTILLITHEMEVIRRIADRVIVLDHGAIAEVGPVWKVFANPQSPITQSMLQVLEPELPAVWRERLNKTGDLAILKVKLSGTAAKGAFFSEATLATGIALQLIHGGMDTIQGEPVGTMFIGLPTQDKAKLDAALAYINTHADATEVLGYVSGNA; encoded by the coding sequence GTGACCATTGAACAGCCACCTGCCGCATTAGCGCCCATCGTCGAAATGAAAGACGTGCGCCGAATGTTCGGCGAAACGGCTGCGATCAGCGGTGTCTCTCTTTCCGTCGCACGCGGCGAAATTCTCGGCATCATCGGTCGCAGCGGCGCGGGTAAATCCACGCTGATCCGTTGCGTCAATGGCCTTGAGAAGCCCGACAGCGGTTCAATCCTGATTGAAGGTCGTGAGATCACCGGCCTTGGTGAAGACGCGCTTCGCCCTGTGCGCCGCCGCATCGGCATGGTGTTTCAGCACTTCAATCTCATGTCGGCCAAAACCGTGGCGCAGAACGTAGCTTTACCGCTCAAGATTGCGGGTATGCCAAAAGCTCAGCGCATCAAGCGCGTGGCAGAACTGCTGGATCTCGTCGGTCTCTCCGACAAGGCAAAGCAATATCCGGCACAGCTTTCCGGTGGCCAGAAGCAGCGCGTCGGCATTGCGCGCGCACTTGCTGCCGAACCCGCTGTTCTGCTTTCTGACGAAGCCACCTCAGCGCTCGATCCGGAGACAACGCAGTCGATTCTGGCTCTGCTCAAAGATATCAACACCAAGCTTGGCCTGACCATCCTGCTCATTACCCATGAGATGGAAGTTATCCGCCGCATCGCCGACCGGGTGATCGTGCTGGATCACGGCGCAATCGCCGAAGTAGGTCCGGTCTGGAAAGTCTTCGCCAATCCGCAGTCGCCCATCACGCAAAGCATGTTGCAAGTGCTGGAGCCGGAACTGCCTGCCGTATGGCGCGAGCGCCTCAACAAGACCGGCGATCTTGCCATTCTCAAGGTCAAGCTTTCAGGAACCGCCGCCAAGGGCGCATTCTTCAGCGAAGCGACACTTGCGACCGGCATTGCGCTTCAACTGATCCATGGCGGTATGGATACCATTCAAGGCGAGCCGGTTGGAACCATGTTCATTGGCCTGCCCACGCAGGACAAGGCAAAACTAGACGCCGCACTCGCCTATATCAACACCCATGCAGACGCCACGGAGGTTCTCGGCTATGTCTCAGGCAATGCTTGA